A genomic stretch from Planctomycetaceae bacterium includes:
- a CDS encoding sugar phosphate isomerase/epimerase family protein: protein MKLGFVSAILPDLSFEHVLQKASEIGYDCVEVCCWPVGKAERRYAGVTHVDVADISQEMIRAIQHLTDSSGVRISGLGYYPNPLSPNHEEANAAVKHLETVIRASAALNIGRVNTFIGRDWTKSVDENWSRFLQTWRPLIQLAEENDVRIGIENCPMLFTADEWPGGKNLAISPDIWTRMFSDIPSDHFGLNYDPSHMIWQQMDYIAPIRNFSDKLFHVHAKDVRLDRHRLDQAGILAHPNSYHTPKLPGMGDVDWGKFFSALTDTGYQGPVCVEVEDRAYEGSLDARCASLVQSHTFLRNFVPRH from the coding sequence ATGAAATTGGGATTTGTGAGTGCGATTCTGCCGGACTTGTCATTCGAACATGTCCTTCAGAAAGCATCGGAGATCGGGTACGACTGCGTCGAAGTTTGCTGCTGGCCCGTTGGGAAAGCAGAACGTCGGTATGCCGGCGTCACTCATGTTGACGTCGCTGATATCTCTCAGGAAATGATTCGAGCGATCCAGCATCTGACGGATTCTTCTGGTGTTCGGATCAGCGGACTGGGGTATTATCCAAACCCTTTAAGTCCGAATCATGAAGAAGCCAATGCTGCCGTTAAGCATCTGGAGACAGTGATTCGGGCATCGGCGGCATTGAATATCGGGCGAGTGAATACATTTATCGGGCGAGACTGGACGAAGTCGGTCGACGAGAACTGGAGCCGGTTCCTTCAGACCTGGCGGCCGTTGATTCAGCTTGCCGAAGAAAACGATGTGCGCATCGGTATCGAAAACTGTCCCATGCTGTTCACTGCAGATGAATGGCCGGGAGGAAAGAATCTGGCGATATCCCCTGATATCTGGACGCGAATGTTCAGCGACATTCCTTCGGATCATTTCGGCCTGAATTATGATCCATCGCACATGATCTGGCAGCAGATGGATTACATTGCGCCGATTCGGAATTTCAGCGACAAACTTTTCCATGTGCACGCGAAAGATGTTCGTCTTGATCGGCATCGACTGGATCAGGCAGGCATTCTGGCCCATCCAAATTCTTACCATACCCCCAAGTTGCCTGGCATGGGTGATGTCGATTGGGGCAAATTCTTTTCTGCTCTCACGGACACCGGATACCAGGGGCCGGTCTGCGTTGAAGTTGAGGATCGGGCGTACGAAGGCAGCCTGGATGCACGCTGTGCATCGCTCGTTCAGAGTCACACCTTTCTTCGCAATTTCGTGCCGCGTCACTGA
- a CDS encoding zinc-ribbon domain-containing protein, with protein MSGKRQRLKIDAKREAKRKAERSLFPEGAVIADPSKQVPNNSCGAPVLFYVDKPFTCIDCGKSEIWSAQQQQWYYEVARGSLYATAVRCRECRKVHAGIHSGHGDPNPIKHEGTLMKRVQTGIAAVIAETGFKFVSKSHPPTKGTITLDYERDDLLLTCWYHRNSATLIAETMDRCAQCSEMVRVAFNAPQSGLQVVDRIEEFSAAVTRHLLALSRSDFEQ; from the coding sequence ATGAGCGGAAAACGTCAAAGACTCAAGATCGACGCGAAGCGGGAAGCCAAACGCAAAGCGGAGCGCTCACTGTTTCCCGAAGGTGCCGTCATCGCCGATCCCTCGAAGCAAGTCCCAAACAATTCCTGTGGTGCACCTGTCCTCTTCTACGTTGACAAGCCATTTACTTGCATCGACTGCGGCAAGAGCGAGATCTGGTCGGCACAGCAGCAGCAATGGTATTACGAGGTTGCCAGGGGATCTTTGTACGCGACCGCAGTTCGGTGCCGGGAATGTCGAAAGGTTCACGCTGGAATACATAGTGGGCACGGCGATCCGAACCCAATCAAGCATGAAGGCACGCTGATGAAGCGGGTACAGACAGGCATTGCAGCAGTTATTGCAGAGACCGGCTTCAAGTTTGTCAGTAAATCGCACCCGCCAACGAAAGGGACCATAACCCTCGATTATGAACGCGACGACCTCTTACTCACTTGTTGGTACCACCGTAACAGTGCTACGCTGATCGCAGAAACTATGGACCGCTGTGCGCAATGCTCAGAGATGGTGCGGGTAGCATTCAATGCGCCACAGTCCGGATTGCAGGTGGTTGATAGGATCGAAGAGTTTTCCGCCGCGGTGACACGTCATTTATTGGCTCTTTCCCGGTCTGATTTCGAACAATGA
- a CDS encoding DNA translocase FtsK 4TM domain-containing protein, whose product MDLERLKTDLLALGLLALVVFVGLSFVSYDYADPPSSMVFPQRQVPTNLCGKPGATLAFHARQAMGLGIWIALASLISWDLKLFSREPSRRTFITVLGIVLLVIGACSMLHLLIPGFSSGSAYGSGGKIGAWTGILLTEQFSPTGVMLLAGSVFIAGWLLTPLSDLTRPGFQLAAAPVLTAFNGANALRDHLKSWQTKREKSPAPLRPRLTKTEEAVSEEDLPDIPVHQPIVVDQDSEPEDENSIRVNKPAALTIHGADDHVDENEQRRYELPDPEMLELPEDFPYELLARKARIAAATLEKTFEEFGLNIRVSEIDTGPVVTQFELELEAGLRLNKVTALEDDLAIALRVPSVRVVAPIPGKNTVGVEVPNDKQVMVRLRELLQISRASRDDMSIPLFLGKDVSGRPLTVDMCRMPHLLIAGRTGTGKSVCLNTLILSILMTRTPDEVRMLMIDPKMVELSPYKRIPHLMHPVITDMKKAEAVLAWAVDKMEERYDLLARVGVRHLDSYNKLGKPKVLERLGVNPYDDDAESIPEKMPYIVIVADEMADLMMTSGKDVEAHIIRLAQKSRAVGIHLVLATQKPTVDVITGLIKSNLPARISFQVASRMDSRVVLDEGGAERLLGSGDMLYLAPGTSSLTRAQGTYVSDEEINSVIDFYGDMEPEYSAELAQLTSAGAGSSGSGGGDTAARHHDDLYDDAIDVVIREGRGSVSLLQRALGVGYGRAARMIDYMAEDGIVGDYNGAQAREVLYTPEQWEQTKRDRQHDDAE is encoded by the coding sequence ATGGATCTCGAACGACTCAAAACCGATCTGCTGGCACTGGGGCTTCTGGCCCTCGTCGTCTTCGTCGGCTTGAGTTTCGTCAGCTACGACTACGCAGATCCCCCTTCCAGCATGGTGTTTCCTCAACGGCAGGTCCCGACAAACCTGTGCGGAAAGCCGGGCGCGACGCTCGCTTTTCATGCTCGACAGGCCATGGGACTCGGGATCTGGATCGCTCTGGCGTCTCTGATTTCATGGGATCTGAAACTCTTCTCGCGCGAACCATCGCGCAGAACGTTTATCACCGTTCTGGGCATCGTGCTGCTGGTAATTGGTGCGTGTTCGATGCTGCACCTCCTGATTCCCGGATTCTCCTCAGGATCAGCCTACGGAAGCGGCGGAAAAATCGGGGCATGGACAGGCATCCTGTTAACGGAGCAGTTCTCCCCGACCGGAGTCATGCTGCTGGCCGGAAGCGTCTTCATCGCAGGCTGGCTACTCACACCACTTTCAGATCTGACTCGCCCTGGATTTCAGCTGGCGGCAGCGCCCGTGCTGACGGCCTTCAACGGAGCAAATGCGCTGCGCGACCACTTGAAGTCATGGCAGACGAAGCGTGAGAAATCGCCGGCACCACTGCGTCCGCGATTGACCAAAACCGAAGAAGCCGTCAGCGAGGAAGATCTGCCTGATATTCCGGTCCATCAACCCATCGTGGTCGATCAGGATTCTGAGCCGGAAGACGAAAACTCAATCCGCGTCAATAAGCCCGCGGCCCTGACCATTCACGGGGCCGACGATCACGTTGACGAGAACGAACAACGACGCTACGAACTCCCTGATCCCGAAATGCTGGAGTTACCAGAAGACTTTCCTTACGAACTGCTCGCAAGAAAAGCACGCATCGCAGCAGCAACCCTGGAAAAGACCTTCGAAGAATTCGGTCTCAACATTCGAGTATCCGAAATCGACACCGGTCCTGTCGTGACCCAGTTCGAACTGGAACTGGAAGCCGGCCTGCGTCTGAATAAAGTGACCGCCCTTGAAGATGATCTTGCCATCGCACTGCGAGTTCCATCGGTACGTGTTGTCGCCCCGATTCCGGGCAAAAATACCGTGGGCGTCGAAGTTCCCAACGACAAACAGGTCATGGTTCGTCTGCGGGAACTTCTGCAAATCTCTCGCGCAAGCCGTGACGACATGTCCATTCCGCTCTTTCTTGGCAAAGATGTCAGCGGCCGGCCACTCACTGTGGACATGTGCCGAATGCCACACCTGCTGATCGCCGGACGAACCGGAACCGGGAAGAGCGTGTGCCTGAATACCCTGATCCTCTCGATCCTGATGACTCGCACCCCGGACGAGGTGCGAATGCTGATGATCGACCCGAAGATGGTAGAGCTCAGCCCCTACAAACGCATCCCTCACCTGATGCATCCCGTTATCACGGACATGAAGAAGGCCGAAGCCGTCCTCGCATGGGCGGTCGATAAGATGGAAGAGCGTTACGATCTTCTCGCACGAGTCGGTGTACGACACCTGGACAGCTACAACAAGCTCGGCAAACCCAAAGTGCTCGAACGTCTTGGAGTGAATCCCTACGACGACGATGCAGAAAGCATCCCCGAAAAGATGCCTTACATCGTGATCGTGGCAGACGAAATGGCCGACCTGATGATGACGTCCGGGAAGGACGTCGAAGCGCACATCATTCGACTGGCTCAAAAATCGCGCGCGGTCGGAATCCATCTTGTACTGGCAACGCAAAAACCAACGGTCGATGTCATCACAGGACTGATCAAATCGAATCTGCCGGCCCGAATTTCGTTCCAGGTGGCAAGCCGAATGGACAGTCGCGTCGTTCTGGACGAAGGTGGTGCAGAACGACTGCTGGGCAGTGGAGACATGCTCTATCTGGCACCGGGCACCAGTAGTCTGACTCGCGCTCAGGGCACGTATGTCAGCGACGAAGAAATCAACTCTGTCATCGACTTCTACGGCGATATGGAACCGGAGTACAGTGCCGAACTAGCACAGCTGACGTCGGCCGGAGCCGGGTCTTCTGGTTCAGGCGGTGGTGATACAGCAGCCCGCCACCATGATGATCTCTACGACGATGCCATCGACGTTGTCATTCGAGAAGGACGCGGAAGCGTGTCTTTGCTTCAGCGAGCTCTTGGAGTCGGCTACGGCCGAGCGGCTCGAATGATCGACTACATGGCCGAAGACGGTATCGTGGGAGACTACAACGGAGCACAAGCTCGCGAAGTCCTGTACACACCCGAACAGTGGGAACAGACAAAACGCGACCGCCAGCACGACGATGCAGAATAA
- a CDS encoding peptide deformylase — MKGNKTVTRHGALLATVDQNEEWVRARARELDIENEMDIAWALCRIMTHFQQLYDFAGISSNNIYWETTEFPVRMLWVPFGKTYVTVINPKYEKLAGQSVNSTERCGSIPNFSCVVKRKTYVVISGYNMDGKHIELEYGSRRGDGPNCDSWIIQHEMDHLDGVLIKDKAIF, encoded by the coding sequence ATGAAGGGTAATAAGACGGTGACTAGACATGGTGCCTTGCTTGCGACCGTTGATCAAAACGAAGAATGGGTGAGAGCAAGGGCCAGAGAACTGGATATTGAAAATGAAATGGATATTGCCTGGGCACTCTGCAGAATAATGACTCACTTTCAGCAGTTGTATGATTTTGCTGGGATCTCCTCGAATAACATCTACTGGGAAACCACGGAATTTCCAGTCAGAATGCTCTGGGTCCCCTTCGGCAAAACGTACGTCACTGTCATCAACCCAAAGTACGAAAAGCTCGCCGGGCAGTCTGTCAACAGCACTGAAAGATGTGGTTCAATTCCGAATTTCTCCTGTGTTGTCAAACGAAAGACTTATGTAGTGATTTCCGGGTACAACATGGATGGAAAGCACATTGAGCTTGAATATGGCAGCAGAAGGGGCGATGGGCCCAATTGTGATTCATGGATTATTCAGCATGAAATGGATCATCTGGACGGTGTGCTGATAAAGGATAAAGCCATTTTTTAA
- a CDS encoding SMI1/KNR4 family protein gives MQHLPHGVALPAGASTEAICLAEEQLGITLPAALQEFYLTHNGTGTAFFYPVNSTRHSHRIYAIEAAISAYGIWATLRNGLEDERRRLGTPSIPEASWWKNDWLPMTANRGPDGIFVDLSSDLYGQVCQVTNCCTAGINVEILANDCRAWLDQLACRLLSGQCKFGSPCPTLSSGPLWQ, from the coding sequence ATGCAACACTTGCCCCATGGTGTTGCGCTGCCTGCCGGGGCATCGACTGAAGCGATTTGTCTTGCTGAAGAACAGCTCGGGATTACGCTGCCGGCCGCTCTGCAGGAATTCTACTTAACCCATAACGGCACCGGCACGGCATTTTTCTACCCCGTGAATTCAACTCGACATTCGCATCGCATTTACGCGATCGAGGCTGCAATCAGCGCATACGGCATTTGGGCTACATTGAGGAATGGGTTGGAAGACGAACGCAGACGATTGGGGACGCCTTCAATCCCCGAAGCGTCATGGTGGAAGAATGACTGGCTACCCATGACCGCCAACCGTGGCCCTGATGGAATTTTCGTCGACTTATCGAGCGATCTCTATGGGCAGGTTTGTCAGGTTACCAATTGTTGTACCGCAGGTATCAACGTGGAGATTCTCGCTAACGACTGTCGGGCATGGTTGGATCAGTTGGCCTGTCGGTTGTTGTCAGGGCAATGCAAGTTTGGCTCTCCGTGCCCAACCCTCTCGTCCGGCCCGCTGTGGCAATGA
- a CDS encoding sterol desaturase family protein has translation MGINHAASRLIPAALWLAIIWTAETYLSRPQNNRLRHGIANLSLAAVNGVLLFFSIGLLSVSVCGKFHHSWFGIASPVVAFFGLDLFGYLWHRANHKFSVLWRFHEVHHSDDAMDVTTSGRFHFLELGVGAIIRLPILCVLGVNPNLLLVYETALVGVSMLHHSRIDLAKYDPILRTIIVTPAMHSVHHSRDPVNFERNFSSVLSIWDRTFGTFGTSSETISHGLKGFDDSSTHCIRSMLAAPFRDRDNVG, from the coding sequence ATGGGGATCAATCACGCAGCGAGTCGCCTGATACCAGCAGCGTTGTGGCTTGCAATCATCTGGACAGCCGAAACGTATCTTTCCCGCCCGCAGAATAATCGTCTTCGGCACGGAATTGCTAACCTCTCTTTGGCTGCTGTCAATGGCGTATTGCTTTTCTTCTCCATCGGTCTCTTGAGCGTTTCTGTCTGTGGCAAATTCCATCATAGCTGGTTCGGAATTGCCTCTCCGGTTGTCGCGTTCTTTGGGCTCGATCTTTTCGGATATCTTTGGCATCGAGCCAACCATAAGTTTTCCGTGCTTTGGCGATTCCATGAAGTTCATCATTCCGACGACGCAATGGATGTGACAACTTCAGGCCGCTTTCATTTTCTCGAACTCGGAGTTGGTGCAATCATCCGACTCCCGATTCTGTGCGTGCTCGGCGTAAACCCGAATCTGCTGCTTGTGTACGAGACTGCACTTGTCGGCGTCTCAATGCTGCATCACTCAAGAATTGATCTCGCGAAATACGATCCAATTTTACGCACAATCATCGTCACACCTGCGATGCATTCAGTGCATCATTCTCGTGATCCTGTTAATTTCGAACGCAACTTTTCATCTGTCCTGTCTATTTGGGACCGCACCTTCGGTACCTTTGGAACGTCTTCCGAGACCATATCACATGGATTGAAGGGATTCGATGATTCCAGCACGCATTGCATTCGTTCGATGCTCGCTGCCCCGTTCCGAGATCGAGACAATGTCGGGTAA